One genomic window of Phalacrocorax aristotelis chromosome 21, bGulAri2.1, whole genome shotgun sequence includes the following:
- the CLPS gene encoding colipase, giving the protein MSEPTMANVLPPCLLLALLLLPSALPAPPQERGLIFNLDTGELCLQSAQCKSHCCHRVSGLSLARCAPKAAEFQECSPKSLYGVYYKCPCENGLTCNADKTIVGSITNSDFGICQDPRGSGTSR; this is encoded by the exons ATGAGCGAGCCCACCATGGCCAACgtgctgcccccctgcctgctcctggccctgctgctcctgccctcgGCACTGCCCGCGCCGCCACAGGAGCGAGGGCTCATCTTCAACTTG GACACAGGGGAGCTGTGCCTGCAGAGCGCCCAGTGCAAGAGCCACTGCTGCCACCGGGTCAGCGGCCTGAGCCTGGCCCGATGTGCGCCGAAGGCGGCCGAATTCCAGGAGTGCTCCCCGAAG AGCCTCTATGGGGTCTACTACAAGTGCCCCTGTGAGAATGGCTTGACCTGCAACGCTGATAAGACCATCGTGGGCTCCATCACTAACAGCGACTTTGGCATCTGCCAGGACCCCCGGGGCTCTGGCACGTCACGGTGA
- the SRPK1 gene encoding SRSF protein kinase 1 isoform X1, protein MTLHPFNRISTTQAGGRDGSIPAIPELQVLGNWDFSREEKVLALQARKKRTKAKKDKAQRKPDTQHRGPAAHSENDLPEPEEEILGSDDDEQEDPNDYCKGGYHLVKIGDLFNGRYHVIRKLGWGHFSTVWLAWDIQGRRFVAMKVVKSAEHYTETALDEIKLLKSVRNSDPNDPSKERVVQLLDDFKISGVNGSHICMVFEVLGHHLLKWIIKSNYQGLPLPCVKKIIKQVLQGLDYLHTKCRIIHTDIKPENILLCVNDQYIRRLAAEATEWQRSGAPPPSGSAVSTAPQPKPADKMSKNKKKKLKKKQKRQAELLEKRMQEIEEMEKEASPGQTQPEEDEEAQSPLEMLIKVSPPEENVNKKTAEVVVQEQSILMESNVEKCVTEINCNGVVQMTDFPDSSNEGSVRLEDDLHNANDCGNHPHTQKEENFHSCNYSQRNGDSENRPQEAMSDSFVPLVSEDSMVCQPPSSKERSFNEQEINHLQESIRTEIPSEDENENNSPSDNKGKSTAGNFLLNPLEPKNADKLKVKIADLGNACWVHKHFTEDIQTRQYRSLEVLIGSGYNTPADIWSTACMAFELATGDYLFEPHSGEDYSRDEDHIALIIELLGKIPRKLILAGKYSKEFFTKKGDLKHITKLKPWGLFEVLVEKYEWSQDEAAAFTDFLLPMLELIPEKRATAAECLRHPWLNS, encoded by the exons ACCCGACACTCAGCATCGGGGCCCTGCTGCTCATTCAGAGAATGATCTTCCCGAGCCAGAGGAAGAAATCCTGGGATCAGATGATGATGAACAAGAGGATCCAAATGACTACTGTAAAG GTGGTTACCACCTTGTGAAAATAGGAGATCTCTTTAACGGACGATACCATGTGATTCGGAAGCTTGGATGGGGCCACTTCTCCACCGTGTGGCTAGCTTGGGATATCCA AGGGAGGAGATTTGTGGCTATGAAGGTGGTGAAGAGTGCAGAGCACTATACAGAAACAGCACTGGATGAAATCAAATTGCTAAAATCG GTTCGCAACAGTGATCCAAATGATCCAAGTAAAGAGAGAGTTGTTCAGTTATTAGATGACTTCAAGATTTCAGGAGTTAATGGTTCTC ACATCTGTATGGTGTTTGAAGTTCTAGGGCATCATCTCCTGAAGTGGATCATCAAGTCAAATTATCAGGGGCTTCCACTCCCTTGTGTCAAAAAGATCATCAAACAG GTTCTTCAGGGTCTGGATTACTTGCACACAAAATGTCGAATCATTCATACAGATATTAAACCTGAGAACATTCTTCTGTGCGTCAATGACCAGTATATCCGCAGGCTGGCTGCAGAAGCAACGGAATGGCAGAGATCTGGGGCTCCCCCCCCGTCTGGCTCTGcag tGAGCACTGCaccacagccaaaacca GCTGACAAAAtgtcaaagaacaaaaaaaagaagttgaaaaagaagcagaaacgGCAGGCTGAGTTGTTAGAGAAGCGAATGCAAGAGATAgaggaaatggagaaggaagCAAGCCCTGGGCAGACTCAGCCTGAAGAGGATGAAGAAGCCCAGAGCCCTCTGGAAATGCTCATAAAAGTTAGTCCACCAGAGGAAAATGTCAACAAAAAGACAG CTGAAGTTGTTGTACAAGAGCAATCTATTCTCATGGAAAGCAATGTGGAAAAATGCGTAACGGAAATTAATTGCAATGGAGTGGTACAAATGACGGACTTCCCAGACTCCAGCAATGAAGGGTCTGTGCGACTTGAGGATGACCTTCATAATGCCAATGACTGTGGCAATCACCCTCACACGCAGAAGGAGGAGAACTTCCATAGTTGTAATTACAGTCAGCGTAACGGTGACTCGGAGAACAGGCCTCAAGAAGCAATGTCGGACTCGTTCGTGCCCTTAGTTTCAGAAGATTCCATGGTGTGCCAGCCCCCATCCAGCAAAGAGCGATCATTTAATGAGCAGGAGATTAACCATTTGCAAGAAAGCATCCGGACAGAGATACCTTCAGAGGACGAGAATGAGAATAATAGCCCGTCAGACAACAAAG GAAAATCAACTGCTGGGAATTTCCTTCTTAATCCTCTTGAGCCCAAGAATGCAGATAAGCTCAAAGTGAAGATAGCTGACCTAGGAAATGCCTGCTGGGTG CACAAGCACTTCACTGAAGACATCCAGACAAGACAGTACCGCTCCTTGGAGGTGCTGATAGGGTCGGGGTACAACACCCCCGCCGACATCTGGAGCACGGCGTGTATG gCATTCGAGTTAGCAACAGGAGACTATCTGTTCGAGCCTCATTCTGGGGAAGATTACTCACGGGATGAAG aTCACATTGCATTGATCATAGAACTTCTGGGGAAAATACCTCGCAAGCTCATTTTGGCAGGAAAATATTCCAAGGAGTTTTTCACcaaaaaag GTGATCTGAAGCACATCACCAAACTGAAGCCCTGGGGCCTTTTTGAAGTCTTAGTGGAAAAATACGAGTGGTCCCAAGATGAGGCAGCTGCATTCACAGACTTCTTATTACCTATGTTGGAGCTGATCCCAGAGAAACGAGCTACAGCAGCAGAGTGTCTCAGGCACCCCTGGCTTAACTCATAG
- the SRPK1 gene encoding SRSF protein kinase 1 isoform X3, with translation MALSKTIGLPSGISLSMGGRASCRPDTQHRGPAAHSENDLPEPEEEILGSDDDEQEDPNDYCKGGYHLVKIGDLFNGRYHVIRKLGWGHFSTVWLAWDIQGRRFVAMKVVKSAEHYTETALDEIKLLKSVRNSDPNDPSKERVVQLLDDFKISGVNGSHICMVFEVLGHHLLKWIIKSNYQGLPLPCVKKIIKQVLQGLDYLHTKCRIIHTDIKPENILLCVNDQYIRRLAAEATEWQRSGAPPPSGSAVSTAPQPKPADKMSKNKKKKLKKKQKRQAELLEKRMQEIEEMEKEASPGQTQPEEDEEAQSPLEMLIKVSPPEENVNKKTAEVVVQEQSILMESNVEKCVTEINCNGVVQMTDFPDSSNEGSVRLEDDLHNANDCGNHPHTQKEENFHSCNYSQRNGDSENRPQEAMSDSFVPLVSEDSMVCQPPSSKERSFNEQEINHLQESIRTEIPSEDENENNSPSDNKGKSTAGNFLLNPLEPKNADKLKVKIADLGNACWVHKHFTEDIQTRQYRSLEVLIGSGYNTPADIWSTACMAFELATGDYLFEPHSGEDYSRDEDHIALIIELLGKIPRKLILAGKYSKEFFTKKGDLKHITKLKPWGLFEVLVEKYEWSQDEAAAFTDFLLPMLELIPEKRATAAECLRHPWLNS, from the exons ACCCGACACTCAGCATCGGGGCCCTGCTGCTCATTCAGAGAATGATCTTCCCGAGCCAGAGGAAGAAATCCTGGGATCAGATGATGATGAACAAGAGGATCCAAATGACTACTGTAAAG GTGGTTACCACCTTGTGAAAATAGGAGATCTCTTTAACGGACGATACCATGTGATTCGGAAGCTTGGATGGGGCCACTTCTCCACCGTGTGGCTAGCTTGGGATATCCA AGGGAGGAGATTTGTGGCTATGAAGGTGGTGAAGAGTGCAGAGCACTATACAGAAACAGCACTGGATGAAATCAAATTGCTAAAATCG GTTCGCAACAGTGATCCAAATGATCCAAGTAAAGAGAGAGTTGTTCAGTTATTAGATGACTTCAAGATTTCAGGAGTTAATGGTTCTC ACATCTGTATGGTGTTTGAAGTTCTAGGGCATCATCTCCTGAAGTGGATCATCAAGTCAAATTATCAGGGGCTTCCACTCCCTTGTGTCAAAAAGATCATCAAACAG GTTCTTCAGGGTCTGGATTACTTGCACACAAAATGTCGAATCATTCATACAGATATTAAACCTGAGAACATTCTTCTGTGCGTCAATGACCAGTATATCCGCAGGCTGGCTGCAGAAGCAACGGAATGGCAGAGATCTGGGGCTCCCCCCCCGTCTGGCTCTGcag tGAGCACTGCaccacagccaaaacca GCTGACAAAAtgtcaaagaacaaaaaaaagaagttgaaaaagaagcagaaacgGCAGGCTGAGTTGTTAGAGAAGCGAATGCAAGAGATAgaggaaatggagaaggaagCAAGCCCTGGGCAGACTCAGCCTGAAGAGGATGAAGAAGCCCAGAGCCCTCTGGAAATGCTCATAAAAGTTAGTCCACCAGAGGAAAATGTCAACAAAAAGACAG CTGAAGTTGTTGTACAAGAGCAATCTATTCTCATGGAAAGCAATGTGGAAAAATGCGTAACGGAAATTAATTGCAATGGAGTGGTACAAATGACGGACTTCCCAGACTCCAGCAATGAAGGGTCTGTGCGACTTGAGGATGACCTTCATAATGCCAATGACTGTGGCAATCACCCTCACACGCAGAAGGAGGAGAACTTCCATAGTTGTAATTACAGTCAGCGTAACGGTGACTCGGAGAACAGGCCTCAAGAAGCAATGTCGGACTCGTTCGTGCCCTTAGTTTCAGAAGATTCCATGGTGTGCCAGCCCCCATCCAGCAAAGAGCGATCATTTAATGAGCAGGAGATTAACCATTTGCAAGAAAGCATCCGGACAGAGATACCTTCAGAGGACGAGAATGAGAATAATAGCCCGTCAGACAACAAAG GAAAATCAACTGCTGGGAATTTCCTTCTTAATCCTCTTGAGCCCAAGAATGCAGATAAGCTCAAAGTGAAGATAGCTGACCTAGGAAATGCCTGCTGGGTG CACAAGCACTTCACTGAAGACATCCAGACAAGACAGTACCGCTCCTTGGAGGTGCTGATAGGGTCGGGGTACAACACCCCCGCCGACATCTGGAGCACGGCGTGTATG gCATTCGAGTTAGCAACAGGAGACTATCTGTTCGAGCCTCATTCTGGGGAAGATTACTCACGGGATGAAG aTCACATTGCATTGATCATAGAACTTCTGGGGAAAATACCTCGCAAGCTCATTTTGGCAGGAAAATATTCCAAGGAGTTTTTCACcaaaaaag GTGATCTGAAGCACATCACCAAACTGAAGCCCTGGGGCCTTTTTGAAGTCTTAGTGGAAAAATACGAGTGGTCCCAAGATGAGGCAGCTGCATTCACAGACTTCTTATTACCTATGTTGGAGCTGATCCCAGAGAAACGAGCTACAGCAGCAGAGTGTCTCAGGCACCCCTGGCTTAACTCATAG
- the SRPK1 gene encoding SRSF protein kinase 1 isoform X2: MLRPGVAQGAGAARMRAGLPGRPALAAMERKVLALQARKKRTKAKKDKAQRKPDTQHRGPAAHSENDLPEPEEEILGSDDDEQEDPNDYCKGGYHLVKIGDLFNGRYHVIRKLGWGHFSTVWLAWDIQGRRFVAMKVVKSAEHYTETALDEIKLLKSVRNSDPNDPSKERVVQLLDDFKISGVNGSHICMVFEVLGHHLLKWIIKSNYQGLPLPCVKKIIKQVLQGLDYLHTKCRIIHTDIKPENILLCVNDQYIRRLAAEATEWQRSGAPPPSGSAVSTAPQPKPADKMSKNKKKKLKKKQKRQAELLEKRMQEIEEMEKEASPGQTQPEEDEEAQSPLEMLIKVSPPEENVNKKTAEVVVQEQSILMESNVEKCVTEINCNGVVQMTDFPDSSNEGSVRLEDDLHNANDCGNHPHTQKEENFHSCNYSQRNGDSENRPQEAMSDSFVPLVSEDSMVCQPPSSKERSFNEQEINHLQESIRTEIPSEDENENNSPSDNKGKSTAGNFLLNPLEPKNADKLKVKIADLGNACWVHKHFTEDIQTRQYRSLEVLIGSGYNTPADIWSTACMAFELATGDYLFEPHSGEDYSRDEDHIALIIELLGKIPRKLILAGKYSKEFFTKKGDLKHITKLKPWGLFEVLVEKYEWSQDEAAAFTDFLLPMLELIPEKRATAAECLRHPWLNS; this comes from the exons ACCCGACACTCAGCATCGGGGCCCTGCTGCTCATTCAGAGAATGATCTTCCCGAGCCAGAGGAAGAAATCCTGGGATCAGATGATGATGAACAAGAGGATCCAAATGACTACTGTAAAG GTGGTTACCACCTTGTGAAAATAGGAGATCTCTTTAACGGACGATACCATGTGATTCGGAAGCTTGGATGGGGCCACTTCTCCACCGTGTGGCTAGCTTGGGATATCCA AGGGAGGAGATTTGTGGCTATGAAGGTGGTGAAGAGTGCAGAGCACTATACAGAAACAGCACTGGATGAAATCAAATTGCTAAAATCG GTTCGCAACAGTGATCCAAATGATCCAAGTAAAGAGAGAGTTGTTCAGTTATTAGATGACTTCAAGATTTCAGGAGTTAATGGTTCTC ACATCTGTATGGTGTTTGAAGTTCTAGGGCATCATCTCCTGAAGTGGATCATCAAGTCAAATTATCAGGGGCTTCCACTCCCTTGTGTCAAAAAGATCATCAAACAG GTTCTTCAGGGTCTGGATTACTTGCACACAAAATGTCGAATCATTCATACAGATATTAAACCTGAGAACATTCTTCTGTGCGTCAATGACCAGTATATCCGCAGGCTGGCTGCAGAAGCAACGGAATGGCAGAGATCTGGGGCTCCCCCCCCGTCTGGCTCTGcag tGAGCACTGCaccacagccaaaacca GCTGACAAAAtgtcaaagaacaaaaaaaagaagttgaaaaagaagcagaaacgGCAGGCTGAGTTGTTAGAGAAGCGAATGCAAGAGATAgaggaaatggagaaggaagCAAGCCCTGGGCAGACTCAGCCTGAAGAGGATGAAGAAGCCCAGAGCCCTCTGGAAATGCTCATAAAAGTTAGTCCACCAGAGGAAAATGTCAACAAAAAGACAG CTGAAGTTGTTGTACAAGAGCAATCTATTCTCATGGAAAGCAATGTGGAAAAATGCGTAACGGAAATTAATTGCAATGGAGTGGTACAAATGACGGACTTCCCAGACTCCAGCAATGAAGGGTCTGTGCGACTTGAGGATGACCTTCATAATGCCAATGACTGTGGCAATCACCCTCACACGCAGAAGGAGGAGAACTTCCATAGTTGTAATTACAGTCAGCGTAACGGTGACTCGGAGAACAGGCCTCAAGAAGCAATGTCGGACTCGTTCGTGCCCTTAGTTTCAGAAGATTCCATGGTGTGCCAGCCCCCATCCAGCAAAGAGCGATCATTTAATGAGCAGGAGATTAACCATTTGCAAGAAAGCATCCGGACAGAGATACCTTCAGAGGACGAGAATGAGAATAATAGCCCGTCAGACAACAAAG GAAAATCAACTGCTGGGAATTTCCTTCTTAATCCTCTTGAGCCCAAGAATGCAGATAAGCTCAAAGTGAAGATAGCTGACCTAGGAAATGCCTGCTGGGTG CACAAGCACTTCACTGAAGACATCCAGACAAGACAGTACCGCTCCTTGGAGGTGCTGATAGGGTCGGGGTACAACACCCCCGCCGACATCTGGAGCACGGCGTGTATG gCATTCGAGTTAGCAACAGGAGACTATCTGTTCGAGCCTCATTCTGGGGAAGATTACTCACGGGATGAAG aTCACATTGCATTGATCATAGAACTTCTGGGGAAAATACCTCGCAAGCTCATTTTGGCAGGAAAATATTCCAAGGAGTTTTTCACcaaaaaag GTGATCTGAAGCACATCACCAAACTGAAGCCCTGGGGCCTTTTTGAAGTCTTAGTGGAAAAATACGAGTGGTCCCAAGATGAGGCAGCTGCATTCACAGACTTCTTATTACCTATGTTGGAGCTGATCCCAGAGAAACGAGCTACAGCAGCAGAGTGTCTCAGGCACCCCTGGCTTAACTCATAG
- the LHFPL5 gene encoding LOW QUALITY PROTEIN: LHFPL tetraspan subfamily member 5 protein (The sequence of the model RefSeq protein was modified relative to this genomic sequence to represent the inferred CDS: inserted 1 base in 1 codon; deleted 1 base in 1 codon): MPKLLPAQEAARIYHTNYVRNARAMGVLWALFTLCFSILMVVTFIQPYWIGDSIDTPQAGYFGLFSYCIGNALTGELICKGSPLDFGTIPSSAFKTAMFFVGISTFLIIGSILCFSLFFFCNAATVYKVCAWMQLAAATGLMIGCLIYPDGWDSSEVKRMCGDKTDKYTLGACTVRWAYILCIIGILDALILSFLAFVLGNXQDNLLPSDFKVENKEEGND; the protein is encoded by the exons ATGCCCAAGCTGCTGCCGGCGCAGGAGGCGGCACGGATCTACCACACCAACTACGTGAGGAACGCGAGGGCCATGGGGGTGCTCTGGGCCCTCTTCACCCTCTGCTTCTCCATCCTGATGGTGGTGACCTTCATCCAGCCGTACTGGATCGGAGACAGCATCGACACGCCGCAGGCCGGCTACTTCGGCCTCTTCTCCTATTGCATCGGCAACGCGCTCACCGGCGAGCTCATT TGCAAGGGCAGCCCCCTCGACTTCGGCACCATCCCCTCCAGCGCCTTCAAAACCGCCATGTTCTTCGTAGGCATATCCACCTTCCTCATCATCGGCTCCATCCTCTgcttcagcctcttcttcttctGCAACGCAGCCACCGTCTATAAAGTCTGTGCCTGGATGCAGCTGGCGGCAg CTACCGGGCTGATGATCGGCTGCCTCATCTACCCCGACGGGTGGGACTCGAGCGAGGTGAAACGCATGTGCGGGGACAAGACGGACAAGTACACGCTGGGCGCCTGCACCGTGCGCTGGGCCTACATCCTCTGCATCATCGGCATCCTCGACGCTCTCATACTCTCCTTCCTGGCCTTTGTGTTGGGGA GGCAGGACAACCTCCTCCCGTCTGAttttaaagtggaaaataaaG aggaGGGCAACGACTGA